The following proteins come from a genomic window of Pyxidicoccus sp. MSG2:
- the hppD gene encoding 4-hydroxyphenylpyruvate dioxygenase — MVDTAENPLGLNGFEFVEFTSPAPEVMVGLLERLGFTAYSKHPTRDLIRFKQGDISLLVNREATGQAAEFRQAHGPSASGMAFRVANARTAYEMALERGAKAADPARGALGDGSYVLEGIGGSLLYLVDRYGAKGSIYDAWTKFPGADAAEAKNSVGLESLDHLTHNVRRGQMRTWSTFYNRIFGFTEQKYFDIKGQATGLFSQAMIAPDKAIRIPLNESQDDKSQIEEFIRQYNGEGIQHLALTTRDIYGTVERLRQRGVSLQDTIDTYYDLVDKRVPNHGEDLERMRKNRILIDGNEQEGLLLQIFTENLFGPIFFEIIQRKGNEGFGNGNFQALFESIELDQIRRGVIKVDTAR; from the coding sequence ATGGTGGACACGGCTGAGAACCCTCTTGGGCTGAATGGCTTCGAGTTCGTGGAGTTCACGAGCCCCGCACCCGAGGTGATGGTGGGCCTGCTGGAGCGGTTGGGCTTCACCGCGTACTCCAAGCACCCGACCCGGGACCTGATCCGCTTCAAGCAGGGTGACATCAGCCTGCTCGTCAACCGCGAGGCCACCGGCCAGGCCGCGGAGTTCCGCCAGGCCCACGGCCCGTCCGCCAGCGGCATGGCCTTCCGCGTGGCCAACGCGCGCACGGCGTACGAGATGGCCCTGGAGCGCGGCGCGAAGGCGGCCGACCCGGCCCGTGGCGCGCTGGGTGACGGCTCCTATGTTCTGGAGGGCATCGGCGGCAGCCTGCTGTACCTCGTCGACCGCTACGGCGCGAAGGGCTCCATCTATGACGCCTGGACGAAGTTCCCCGGCGCGGACGCGGCCGAGGCGAAGAACAGCGTCGGCCTGGAGTCGCTGGACCACCTGACGCACAACGTGCGCCGGGGCCAGATGCGCACCTGGTCCACCTTCTACAACCGCATCTTCGGCTTCACCGAGCAGAAGTACTTCGACATCAAGGGTCAGGCGACGGGCCTGTTCAGCCAGGCGATGATTGCCCCGGACAAGGCCATCCGCATCCCCCTCAACGAGAGCCAGGACGACAAGTCCCAGATTGAGGAGTTCATCCGCCAGTACAACGGCGAGGGCATCCAGCACCTGGCCCTGACGACGCGCGACATCTACGGCACCGTGGAGCGCCTGCGTCAGCGCGGCGTGTCCCTGCAGGACACCATCGACACCTACTACGACCTCGTCGACAAGCGCGTCCCCAACCACGGCGAGGACCTGGAGCGGATGCGCAAGAACCGCATCCTCATCGACGGCAACGAGCAGGAAGGGCTGCTGCTGCAGATCTTCACCGAGAATCTCTTCGGGCCCATCTTCTTCGAAATCATCCAGCGCAAGGGCAACGAGGGGTTCGGTAACGGGAACTTCCAGGCGCTCTTCGAGTCCATCGAGCTCGACCAGATCCGCCGCGGCGTCATCAAGGTCGACACGGCCCGCTAG